From a single Sediminibacterium sp. KACHI17 genomic region:
- the nudK gene encoding GDP-mannose pyrophosphatase NudK yields MQRNVEIIRTDILSDNWYILKRIEYEITDGQGNKTRQLREAYDRGNGAVILLYNQDQGTVILTRQFRLPTFINGNADGMLIEACAGLLDKDNPENCIRRETEEETGYQIKDVKKVFEAYMSPGSVTEILYFFVAAYTKEMKITEGGGIEAEQENIEVLELPFTKALEMIESGEIKDGKTIMLLQYAQIHRLL; encoded by the coding sequence ATGCAACGAAATGTCGAGATCATTCGAACAGATATTTTATCAGATAACTGGTATATACTGAAACGAATCGAATATGAAATAACCGATGGACAGGGTAATAAAACAAGGCAACTAAGAGAAGCGTATGACCGTGGTAATGGGGCTGTGATCTTGTTGTACAATCAAGACCAAGGAACCGTTATCCTTACCCGTCAATTTCGTTTACCCACATTTATCAATGGTAATGCCGATGGAATGCTGATCGAAGCCTGTGCCGGATTATTGGATAAAGACAACCCTGAAAATTGTATCCGGCGAGAGACCGAGGAAGAAACAGGATACCAGATCAAAGATGTGAAAAAGGTCTTTGAAGCCTATATGTCTCCGGGATCTGTTACAGAAATCTTATATTTTTTTGTAGCTGCCTATACAAAAGAGATGAAAATAACAGAGGGAGGAGGTATTGAAGCAGAACAGGAAAATATTGAAGTGCTTGAGTTGCCTTTCACAAAAGCCTTAGAGATGATTGAATCCGGAGAGATAAAAGATGGCAAAACCATCATGCTCTTACAATATGCCCAGATACATCGGTTATTATGA
- a CDS encoding M14 family metallopeptidase: MKSLLSILVILVLSVSVTAQNVPSPEAYLGYKVGTRYTRHYKIVEYFNTVAKARPEMVKIESYGQTNEGRELMLAFVSSPENMQRLEAIRLNNLRLAGVTKDKAAPIVENAPAIVWLSYNVHGNEPSSSEAALLMIHALVDPSNSATKEWLKNTVVVIDPCINPDGRDRYVNWFNSVVGKDMNADPSSREHAEPWPGGRSNHYNFDLNRDWAWQTQVETQQRLKKYNAWLPQVHVDFHEQGYNEPYYFAPAAEPFHEVITPWQRDFQVLIGRNNASYFDKNGWLFFTKERFDLLYPSYGDTYPVYNGAIGMTYEQGGHSRGGLAVVNEDGDTLTLVDRATHHFTTGLSTVETASKHQQKLMSEFKKYFDDSRSGKIGEYKTYVLTSKDQNKLNAVIKLLEQNGIEWGTLSNKNFSGFNYFTGKQEAFADEGLHIAVSAAQPKAVLAKVLLEPRTVVTDSNTYDITTWSVPYAYGVKGYAVKEKLDLSNDWKSTSVTPVNTSYGLLIPYTSFNSAKVLADLLKQNVKVRFAEKPFKYGTKNYERGTLIVLKTSNSSVNWAAITNAACIKHNVQADAVETGFMDQGSDMGSPDVKIISSAPKVALLTGEGTSSLGAGEIWHFFDKQLDYPLTLINGGDIARVNLKNFTVLIVPDGFIRALSDKATADRLKEFVRSGGKIIALENAVGQMAAEWGLKQKTDKDDEKGEYLDVKKYGDRERSYLPNSIPGAIYKMDLDNTHPLGFGYPDFYYTLKQDGILYEFMKGGWNVGVLKKDAYVTGFAGYKVKSKLKDGMLFGVQDMGGGSVVYLSDNPLFRNFWENGKLLFSNAVFLAGQ; this comes from the coding sequence ATGAAATCATTATTATCCATTCTGGTGATTCTGGTATTGTCTGTATCAGTCACAGCTCAAAATGTACCCAGTCCTGAAGCTTATCTGGGTTACAAAGTAGGTACCCGTTATACACGGCACTACAAGATCGTTGAGTATTTTAACACGGTAGCAAAAGCCCGTCCTGAAATGGTAAAGATCGAGTCCTATGGTCAGACCAATGAGGGCAGAGAACTAATGCTTGCTTTTGTGAGTTCTCCTGAAAATATGCAGCGATTGGAAGCAATTCGCTTGAATAATCTTCGTTTGGCGGGTGTTACCAAAGACAAGGCCGCCCCCATAGTAGAAAATGCACCGGCAATTGTTTGGTTAAGTTATAATGTACATGGTAATGAACCGTCTTCTTCTGAAGCGGCATTATTGATGATTCATGCATTGGTGGATCCTTCTAACAGCGCTACCAAAGAGTGGTTGAAAAATACAGTAGTTGTGATCGACCCATGTATCAATCCAGACGGAAGAGATCGTTATGTGAATTGGTTCAATTCTGTGGTAGGAAAAGATATGAATGCAGATCCTTCTTCTCGTGAACATGCAGAGCCTTGGCCTGGAGGAAGAAGTAATCATTACAACTTTGACCTGAACCGTGATTGGGCATGGCAAACACAAGTAGAAACCCAGCAGCGTTTAAAAAAATACAATGCATGGTTGCCACAAGTACATGTGGATTTTCATGAACAAGGGTATAATGAACCTTATTATTTTGCTCCGGCTGCAGAGCCTTTTCATGAAGTCATTACTCCATGGCAGAGAGATTTTCAAGTGCTCATTGGTAGAAACAATGCTTCTTACTTTGATAAAAACGGATGGTTATTCTTTACCAAAGAAAGATTCGATCTATTGTATCCTTCCTATGGTGATACCTATCCTGTTTATAACGGTGCAATTGGTATGACCTATGAGCAAGGTGGACATAGCAGAGGTGGGTTGGCTGTTGTGAACGAAGATGGCGATACACTTACATTGGTAGATCGTGCCACTCATCATTTCACTACCGGATTATCTACAGTGGAAACTGCGAGTAAGCATCAGCAGAAATTAATGAGTGAGTTCAAAAAATATTTTGATGATAGCAGAAGTGGTAAGATCGGTGAGTATAAAACTTATGTACTCACTTCAAAAGATCAGAATAAATTAAATGCGGTCATCAAATTGCTAGAACAAAATGGTATTGAGTGGGGAACACTTAGTAATAAAAACTTTAGCGGATTTAATTATTTCACCGGTAAGCAAGAAGCTTTCGCTGATGAAGGATTGCATATCGCAGTAAGTGCTGCGCAACCCAAAGCTGTATTGGCCAAGGTATTGCTGGAACCGAGAACTGTAGTAACAGACTCTAACACTTATGATATTACAACATGGTCTGTACCCTATGCATATGGTGTAAAAGGATATGCTGTAAAAGAAAAATTGGATCTGTCCAATGACTGGAAGTCAACATCTGTTACCCCTGTGAATACTTCTTATGGATTATTGATTCCTTATACATCATTTAATAGTGCCAAAGTATTGGCGGATTTATTGAAGCAAAATGTAAAAGTTCGTTTTGCAGAAAAACCATTTAAATATGGTACTAAAAATTATGAAAGAGGAACATTGATTGTTTTGAAGACCAGCAATTCATCAGTGAATTGGGCAGCTATAACCAATGCAGCTTGTATTAAACACAATGTACAGGCAGATGCAGTAGAGACAGGATTTATGGATCAGGGTTCTGATATGGGTTCTCCGGATGTAAAGATCATCAGCAGTGCGCCGAAAGTAGCTTTGCTGACAGGTGAAGGAACTTCTTCACTTGGAGCAGGAGAGATATGGCATTTCTTTGATAAGCAGTTGGATTATCCTTTGACGCTGATCAATGGAGGAGATATAGCAAGAGTCAATCTTAAAAATTTCACCGTATTGATCGTGCCAGATGGATTCATCCGTGCATTATCTGATAAAGCAACGGCCGATCGTTTGAAAGAATTTGTTCGTTCAGGCGGAAAGATCATCGCTTTAGAAAATGCAGTTGGTCAGATGGCTGCTGAATGGGGCTTGAAACAAAAGACAGACAAGGATGATGAAAAAGGAGAGTATCTGGATGTGAAAAAATATGGCGATCGCGAAAGAAGTTATCTGCCTAATTCCATCCCGGGTGCGATTTATAAAATGGATCTGGACAATACACATCCATTAGGTTTTGGATATCCTGATTTCTACTATACCCTTAAGCAAGATGGCATCCTTTATGAATTCATGAAGGGTGGCTGGAATGTAGGTGTGTTGAAGAAAGACGCATATGTAACAGGTTTCGCAGGATATAAAGTGAAGAGTAAGTTGAAAGACGGTATGCTCTTCGGTGTTCAAGATATGGGAGGCGGATCCGTGGTTTATTTATCTGATAATCCATTGTTCCGGAATTTCTGGGAGAATGGTAAACTTTTATTCTCCAATGCTGTTTTCTTAGCAGGACAATAA
- a CDS encoding alpha/beta hydrolase: protein MKRTGMIILVLLCLWTIMAQSCMKFRISDEQAIEKFKQAGVALKIGRLKVNSRTLHYAKTGHDTLPTIVFVHGSPGAWDAFEAFMRDSLLLKKYRMISIDRPGFGYSDFGDAMNLQDQSMIIQPLFEKEKNGKPVYLVGHSLGGPLIIQLAVDRPGYFDALVILAGSIDPKQENPERWRPLFMNNPLKFLVPGAMRPSNDELWYLKKDLRQLAPQMDAIKERVYIVHGNKDILVPYANLDFGVKALKNAAVMDTLTIPGANHFIPWSHYKTVRAVLLKL, encoded by the coding sequence ATGAAACGAACAGGTATGATCATACTGGTTCTTTTGTGTTTGTGGACGATCATGGCTCAGAGCTGTATGAAATTCAGGATCAGCGATGAGCAAGCGATTGAAAAGTTCAAACAAGCTGGAGTGGCATTAAAGATCGGACGACTGAAAGTAAACAGCAGGACCCTGCATTATGCCAAAACAGGTCATGACACATTGCCTACTATTGTTTTTGTTCACGGCTCACCGGGAGCATGGGATGCATTTGAAGCTTTTATGCGCGATTCATTGCTGTTAAAAAAATATCGGATGATCTCTATTGATCGTCCGGGTTTTGGGTACAGTGATTTTGGTGACGCTATGAATTTGCAAGATCAGTCTATGATCATTCAACCCTTGTTCGAAAAAGAGAAGAATGGAAAACCGGTTTATCTTGTAGGTCATTCATTGGGTGGTCCCTTGATCATTCAATTGGCGGTTGACAGACCCGGATACTTTGATGCCTTGGTTATTCTGGCAGGATCCATTGATCCGAAACAAGAAAATCCGGAGAGGTGGCGTCCGTTGTTCATGAACAATCCACTGAAGTTTCTTGTGCCGGGAGCCATGCGTCCATCCAATGATGAATTGTGGTATTTGAAGAAAGATCTACGGCAACTTGCCCCACAAATGGATGCCATCAAAGAGAGGGTCTATATCGTTCATGGAAATAAAGATATCCTTGTGCCTTATGCGAATCTTGATTTTGGGGTAAAAGCTTTGAAGAATGCCGCTGTAATGGACACGCTTACCATTCCCGGAGCCAACCATTTCATACCCTGGAGCCACTATAAAACAGTAAGAGCTGTTTTGTTAAAGCTCTAA
- a CDS encoding DUF1572 family protein — protein MQTFGEGFLKDCIKRFRYYKELGDKTFEQLKEEDFFYQPNLSSNSIAIIIQHMYGNMLSRWTNFLTEDGEKDWRKRDAEFEAMSISREDLLSFWNEGWKCLLTTLESLQPDDLMKTVTIRTEPLLVYDAILRQLAHYPYHVGQIVYIGRMIRDNEWSSLSIPKGESKIYLDSVKKAQQNKQ, from the coding sequence ATGCAAACATTCGGAGAAGGATTCCTGAAAGACTGTATCAAAAGATTCCGATACTATAAAGAATTAGGTGATAAAACATTTGAACAACTCAAAGAGGAAGACTTTTTTTACCAGCCTAATTTATCAAGTAACAGTATTGCCATCATCATTCAACATATGTATGGAAATATGTTGAGCCGATGGACCAACTTCCTAACAGAAGACGGAGAAAAAGACTGGCGAAAAAGAGATGCAGAATTTGAAGCAATGTCAATATCACGCGAAGACCTATTGTCATTTTGGAATGAGGGTTGGAAATGTCTGTTAACTACACTTGAAAGTCTGCAACCAGATGATCTTATGAAGACCGTAACCATCAGAACAGAGCCGCTATTGGTATATGACGCTATTTTAAGACAACTCGCACATTACCCATATCATGTCGGACAAATTGTGTACATCGGTAGAATGATTCGAGACAATGAATGGAGCTCTTTGAGTATCCCCAAGGGAGAAAGTAAGATCTATTTAGACAGCGTAAAAAAAGCCCAACAAAATAAACAATAG
- a CDS encoding PIG-L family deacetylase, with protein sequence MKRITTSFLLIFCLLTHFSNAQIVPTTASSSDIYLQLKKLNVLGSVLYIAAHPDDENNGLLPYLAKEKLYRTAYLSLTRGDGGQNLIGPEQGIELGMIRTHELMAARAIDGSEQYFSSAYEFGFSKSADEALRIWDRERVLKDVVWMIRKFRPDIIVARFPGDERAGHGHHAASAIIANEAFEAAADPKKFPEQFAHGLKPWKAKRILWNTFNFGRTNTTSDNQLKIEVGAYNPLIGKSYGELGGEARSMHKSQAEGRPRRRGEVFEYFVTTGGDSAKSDIMEGVNTSWARLQVDTLMQTTNAQGKQVSIPIKNKSEIDSIQILLQQVLQEYDFRSPAKSVPSLVRLYRKIDHLKTNDQVWKMQKLKELKEIIEYASALFVEAYTQQETALKGDSVRVSYFMNKRSDVNLKIQSVKLADHQDTVLMISPEKNKNYLFTKVLVPTLGPEVTQPYWLRKPRENDGMFVVDDQRDVGKAWNDPLYHALFQVEIEGYLFEFNKPVMYKYVDAERGELYQPFIIVPHIELYMNPSVVLLNVKDEKGKNRSDSMLHVVYRSNFTHPGLVTDLNIRQEAVKSVISGETKSFTKGQRQIIDIPISQVYNSKAPVKYLEATMRVMMPEGRALNFSDYFKSIRYDHIPNIHYAFRDYVKVIDSEIKVRGKKIGFIPGSGDVMPEALKQMGYEVKILDDASVTDEGLKDLDAIITGVRAYNIHEWLTGKYDVMMRYVQNGGNLIVQYNRNQGGVSNPKIGPYPFQIGTTRVTEEDAAVKFVLPQHPVLNYPNTITQEDFKGWVQERSTYQADQLAGKYVAPLAMNDKGEKESTGSLITTKYGKGNFAYVSLVMFRQLPAGNAGAFKILANLIALPKQ encoded by the coding sequence ATGAAAAGAATAACTACTTCCTTTCTTTTGATTTTTTGCCTGTTAACACATTTTTCAAATGCACAGATCGTTCCAACAACTGCAAGTTCATCGGATATTTATCTGCAGTTGAAGAAGCTCAATGTATTGGGTAGTGTATTGTATATCGCTGCACATCCCGATGATGAAAACAATGGACTACTGCCTTATTTGGCAAAAGAAAAATTGTACAGAACAGCATATCTCAGTTTGACAAGAGGTGATGGTGGACAAAATCTGATCGGCCCAGAACAAGGAATAGAATTAGGAATGATCAGAACACATGAGTTAATGGCTGCACGTGCGATCGATGGATCAGAACAATATTTTTCAAGTGCTTATGAATTTGGTTTTAGTAAGAGTGCTGATGAAGCATTGCGTATTTGGGATCGTGAACGGGTGTTAAAAGATGTTGTGTGGATGATCCGAAAATTTCGTCCGGATATTATTGTAGCTCGTTTCCCGGGTGATGAAAGAGCCGGTCATGGCCATCATGCGGCCTCTGCCATTATTGCCAACGAAGCTTTTGAAGCAGCAGCAGACCCCAAAAAATTTCCTGAACAATTTGCACATGGATTAAAACCCTGGAAAGCGAAAAGAATTCTTTGGAATACTTTCAATTTCGGCAGAACGAATACAACCAGTGATAACCAATTGAAAATAGAAGTAGGGGCATATAATCCACTCATTGGTAAAAGTTATGGAGAGCTGGGCGGTGAAGCGAGAAGCATGCATAAAAGTCAGGCTGAAGGCAGACCCAGAAGAAGAGGAGAAGTGTTTGAATATTTTGTAACCACAGGCGGCGATTCAGCAAAGTCTGATATTATGGAAGGGGTGAATACCAGTTGGGCGAGATTACAGGTAGACACTTTGATGCAGACTACCAATGCTCAGGGTAAACAAGTATCGATACCTATTAAGAATAAATCCGAGATCGATAGTATCCAGATTTTGTTACAGCAAGTCTTGCAGGAGTATGATTTCAGAAGTCCTGCAAAGTCAGTACCCTCATTGGTTAGGTTGTATCGGAAAATCGATCATCTTAAAACAAATGATCAGGTATGGAAGATGCAGAAATTGAAAGAACTGAAAGAGATCATTGAATATGCATCGGCTTTATTTGTTGAAGCATATACGCAGCAAGAAACTGCATTAAAAGGGGATAGTGTGCGTGTTAGCTATTTCATGAATAAGCGTTCTGATGTGAATCTTAAAATACAGTCGGTAAAACTTGCTGATCATCAGGATACGGTTCTTATGATATCTCCTGAGAAGAATAAGAATTATCTTTTTACAAAAGTACTCGTACCGACATTGGGTCCTGAAGTGACGCAACCCTATTGGCTGCGTAAGCCCAGAGAAAATGATGGAATGTTTGTAGTGGATGACCAGCGCGATGTTGGTAAGGCTTGGAATGATCCATTGTATCATGCTCTTTTTCAAGTAGAGATCGAAGGATACCTTTTTGAATTCAATAAGCCGGTCATGTATAAATATGTAGATGCTGAGCGAGGAGAATTGTATCAGCCCTTCATCATCGTTCCACATATTGAATTATACATGAACCCATCGGTGGTATTATTGAATGTGAAAGATGAGAAAGGTAAGAATCGTTCAGACTCTATGTTACATGTGGTATACAGATCCAACTTCACACATCCGGGATTGGTCACCGATTTAAATATTCGTCAGGAAGCAGTCAAGTCTGTGATATCCGGTGAGACAAAAAGTTTTACAAAGGGGCAAAGACAGATCATCGATATTCCAATATCACAAGTATATAATTCAAAAGCCCCAGTAAAATATTTAGAAGCTACCATGCGTGTTATGATGCCGGAAGGAAGGGCATTGAATTTTTCTGATTATTTCAAATCCATTCGTTATGATCATATCCCCAACATACATTATGCATTCAGAGATTATGTAAAAGTGATCGATTCGGAAATTAAAGTGCGCGGAAAGAAGATTGGATTTATTCCGGGTTCAGGAGATGTGATGCCTGAGGCGCTTAAGCAAATGGGGTATGAAGTGAAGATATTGGATGATGCATCCGTAACAGATGAAGGATTGAAAGACCTTGATGCGATCATTACGGGAGTTAGGGCATACAATATTCACGAGTGGCTTACAGGAAAATATGATGTGATGATGCGTTACGTGCAGAATGGTGGTAACCTGATCGTGCAATACAATCGTAATCAAGGAGGCGTGTCAAATCCTAAGATCGGACCTTATCCATTTCAAATCGGAACCACTCGTGTAACCGAAGAAGATGCGGCTGTGAAGTTTGTCTTACCACAACACCCGGTATTAAATTATCCTAATACCATCACCCAGGAAGATTTTAAAGGATGGGTACAAGAGAGAAGCACTTATCAGGCTGATCAGTTGGCAGGGAAGTATGTAGCACCATTGGCAATGAATGATAAAGGGGAGAAAGAAAGTACAGGAAGTCTGATCACCACGAAATATGGAAAGGGGAATTTCGCATATGTAAGCTTGGTTATGTTCAGACAGCTGCCGGCAGGAAATGCGGGTGCTTTTAAAATATTAGCTAACCTCATTGCGCTACCCAAGCAATAA
- the ggt gene encoding gamma-glutamyltransferase: MKTNVLSFVFLFLLSAVQAQKVVSVVGPGKAINPYKYTITKKATYTKAAVSSAHPLASQVGAVIMKQGGNAFDAAIATQLALAVVYPGAGNLGGGGFLLARRSNGELIGLDYREAAPAAASRDMYLDQQGNANISLSQNGHLASGIPGTVAGLFATMPYAKLPFAKLVQPAIDLAENGFVLTEREASSLNSTREAFLKYNTRPTAFTKEGKWKGGDTLVQKELAATLRRMQKNGAAGFYEGETAKLIVEEMQRGKGIITMDDLKNYTAKLREPIRFNYRDHQVISFAPPSSGGILIAQMMKMIEKFPVNSYGFQTAASVQLMIEAERRAYADRAEHLGDPDFWKVPVDALISETYLSARMKDYDPNKAGVSTQIKAGTVTESEETTHLSVIDAAGNLVAVTTTLNGGYGSRTVVGGAGFLLNNEMDDFSVKPGVPNMYGALGGEANAIVPGKRMLSSMTPTLMLKNNKPYLTIGTPGGTTIPTSVFQALVNLIDFKMDLDEAINKPKFHHQWFPDEVVIERDFLADTKKQLEAMGYRVKERSAIGRTEGIRILPNGRRESVADKRGDDSVAGF, encoded by the coding sequence ATGAAAACAAACGTTTTATCATTTGTATTTCTTTTCCTCTTATCGGCTGTACAGGCACAAAAAGTTGTGTCTGTAGTTGGACCCGGAAAAGCCATTAACCCTTATAAGTATACCATTACAAAAAAGGCTACTTATACAAAAGCTGCAGTATCCAGTGCACATCCGCTGGCTAGTCAGGTGGGAGCCGTGATCATGAAACAAGGTGGCAATGCTTTTGATGCCGCTATTGCAACACAATTGGCTTTGGCCGTGGTATATCCGGGTGCCGGCAATCTGGGTGGTGGCGGATTTTTACTTGCCCGAAGAAGCAATGGAGAACTGATCGGTTTAGATTATCGCGAAGCAGCACCTGCAGCGGCTTCTAGAGATATGTATCTGGATCAACAAGGCAATGCGAATATTTCATTATCACAAAATGGACATCTCGCTTCCGGTATTCCCGGAACAGTGGCGGGTTTATTTGCTACAATGCCTTATGCCAAACTTCCCTTTGCAAAATTGGTACAACCCGCTATTGATCTTGCAGAAAATGGATTTGTTCTTACGGAAAGAGAAGCGTCTTCTTTGAATAGCACGCGTGAAGCTTTTCTGAAATACAATACCCGACCTACTGCCTTTACCAAAGAAGGTAAATGGAAAGGCGGTGATACTCTTGTACAAAAAGAATTAGCTGCAACACTCAGAAGAATGCAAAAAAATGGAGCTGCCGGATTTTATGAAGGAGAAACCGCTAAGCTCATCGTAGAAGAAATGCAACGTGGTAAAGGCATCATAACAATGGATGACCTAAAAAATTATACCGCCAAGCTCAGAGAGCCTATCAGATTTAATTATAGAGATCATCAGGTCATCAGCTTCGCACCACCAAGTAGCGGCGGAATACTCATTGCGCAGATGATGAAAATGATCGAAAAATTCCCGGTCAATAGTTATGGCTTTCAAACAGCTGCCAGCGTTCAACTGATGATCGAAGCAGAGAGAAGAGCTTATGCTGATAGAGCAGAACATTTGGGTGATCCTGATTTCTGGAAAGTTCCTGTTGATGCACTGATCAGTGAAACATATTTATCCGCAAGAATGAAAGATTATGATCCGAACAAAGCAGGTGTCAGTACCCAGATTAAAGCAGGCACTGTCACAGAAAGTGAGGAAACAACCCATCTCAGTGTTATTGATGCAGCAGGAAATCTTGTAGCCGTTACGACTACCCTTAATGGAGGATATGGCAGCAGAACAGTTGTAGGGGGTGCCGGTTTTTTATTGAATAATGAAATGGATGATTTCAGCGTAAAACCAGGCGTACCAAATATGTATGGCGCATTGGGTGGCGAAGCAAATGCGATCGTACCGGGAAAAAGAATGTTGAGTTCTATGACCCCTACTTTAATGCTCAAAAACAACAAACCTTATCTAACCATTGGCACACCGGGCGGAACAACCATTCCTACTTCTGTATTCCAGGCATTGGTAAACCTGATTGATTTTAAAATGGATTTGGATGAAGCAATCAATAAACCAAAATTTCATCATCAATGGTTTCCTGATGAAGTTGTGATTGAAAGAGACTTTCTTGCCGATACCAAGAAGCAATTGGAAGCAATGGGATATAGAGTAAAAGAAAGAAGCGCCATAGGCCGCACAGAAGGAATCAGAATTTTACCAAATGGTCGAAGAGAATCTGTTGCTGATAAAAGAGGTGATGATTCTGTAGCTGGATTTTAA